CTCGTAGAGAGACGACGATGAATGCAATTCAAGAATCACAAATCCAAGCATCGTCATTCTAAAACCATTGTGAATACAATAACAACTTTATACTTTATGCCTTAAGAATTAATCATATCTGAAGCATGTAACACAGTTCACATTTTCTGTACTTGAgggaaataaaagttttcaaATATCTTCTGTCCTTTGTAACAGTCTAAgacactttatattgaatttaaTATGTTACTGTAGAATTCCACAGAGCCCTGCTGACTGCcttctgtctgttttcctgTCAGGGAGGGTTATCTGGATCGAAACTGAGGTTTTGGGATGTATCAAACAGTGTCTCTTTACTTAACAATACCCTATCTCACCAAAGGGAAATTAACAATTCTGTTCAACAATCTACTACGGGCCGTCACGTCCATAAATATGTCATCTCATTTCACTGTGGTTAGTAACAAATTCGTTTTCACAGCTACTCGGCAGGCATGTATTATTAAATATATACTGTGTGAGAGAAGGCTCCATGACAAGGAGGACACCTATTGGTACTAGTGTAATACCACAGCGATGCAAAACACCAAGTAAGACCTCAAAAGTCATTGAAGCAAATTAACTTTGAAACTGCCTGCAGCCTCTTAATTGTGTTATTGCCAGTGCAGCACATTTCATGTACATAGATGCAACCCTTTTCAGCCTTTAATGGGAACAAGTTTGCTCCCAAACAATAAACAGTATTGCTGCTAATAAAAGTGCCCCAAGCACTGAGAACAATAAATCATGCATCTATTATTGAATCTagtggttctcaaacttttCTATGATATGAAAAAAGGTCATGCCCCTAGCCTGCAATTTTAATCGATAATTAACATTGACAGAGGAAGGAGCcaataaattaaatatcagCATTTCCAAATAAGACATCTCAAAATGACAAGGCCATTGTTATATTATGTGTGGAGTTGTGCACTTAAATCATCCTAAATGTTCCTACTACCTCATCTGTGAATATTTCTACCTGAGTCACGTTAGATTTCTTTTCTTCGGCACTGGTGGTCGTTTCTCAGTGCAAACAAAGACTCTCACAGTCACACATTACTTCGTGGTGTCATCAAactacatcttttgttttcatcgttttgcccctgacagcagcagttacatGCCATGTGTTTAAGTAACCATATAGATGGTTTTATGTCTCAGCCCATTTACTACAATTGATGTATACTAATATTAACTGCTCCTAATTTTCTATATGGAACTGCAAAGTTGCTAACACGAAATAAaaattgtgaaattaaaaataataatcactaaTAAAGTATGAAGTAATGTCATGTATGCTAAAATTTGATAATTAGCACTTAAAACAAAGTACAGTTGATGGGAACGTAAATAGCTCTGCAGGTATTTGGCCATAAACCAAAGTGTTGGACGAACTGAGATGAATGTCTGAatcaaatttcatggcaatccatccaatattcaacttgaaaatatatatataaaaaacgtCTTTTTTCAACAAATACGTTTTACTGGCCTGCATTATTACATGCACATGTTGACGCACAAACTGCTGTATACAAGAAAGATCAGGCTCACGATCTTTACTCCCAGAATATTATCCCTACGAGGGAAAAGTGTCAACCAATGAAGCTATCGCCTGTCAGATGTTACCTGTCCCAGTTCGGCTGCCTGCTGCAGAATCTCCACCCTCCTCTGTTCACCTCGACGGGCGTGGTATGAGTTCCTTTGACTCTGGATCACGAACACAACCTCCTCCAATCCTGAAAAACTCACACAGAAAAGGTAGAGAGGGGAGATTTTGGTGTGAAGGTGGATCTTTTCATTCAAACACCTCATGTGTGCACTAATGGCATGGTTtaaattaaatctaaatgttgctGTGGACAAAATGTCACACCGTCTGCAGTGAAATCGCCTCACTCACCAACAGAGCTGTATGCAGTGGGCTCCTGGCGCTCTGCTGCCTGTGGGGAGTCAGAGGGGTTCAGGTTAAGTCTGACACACACTGCTGAGCCACGTGATGAAGCATAATCACAGCGAGAATCATGAGGACTTACATGAGCACGACCTGTGTGTTCATCTGCAGCAGAGGGACCTTGAAAAGAAGTATCAGCGTTATCATTATCATGAAATGGTAATATTGCCCTGCCCTGTAAAATAATTGTTAAATGAAATCCATTTATATGCAAGAATTTCCGTCAACAAACTGAGCAAGTATAAATATCCATATCATTGCAGgacaacattttaacattggGACACATCAGTCACAGTATGACAATGATGAAGCAAGAACAGCCCGAGCAGTAGGAGaatcagcagcaggagcagtgcGGTCTCTCTTGCACAATCCTTTCACTTCCTCTTGAATCCAGGAAATCTCAAAACAGACATTACAACCAGGACAGCTGCAGTTACTGCTCAACATGTAGGATTTGTGGTGGTAAACATATCCCACTTATTAGAGTCAACAAGTGTAATTGTGTGTAAGCATGCAAATCGATGCCAAGCAGAAATATGGCAGAAATTGTCCTCTAAGGAATTACAGGTATTATTAATAATGTGCTTATTTTGGTGTCAAGATGCAACAAACAAAATCTATTCCAATCTTTTACACTGACAAACAGTCCATGTTCTAATAACAGAATGCCTAAAATAACAGGATGATACAATAGTCTCAGaagaaatgaaatattttgtcatttatgtAGTGGTAAGTGCCTAGGGGATTAATATCATGTTTTGTATGAGTGTAGAAATACAGGCTAGGTCGATAGCTGAAAGAAATGCCTGCCAAAATACTTTGTAAATACTTTAATAAACGTGTACTGTTATCAGAGACTGATCATCCAAGGTCGTACATAACCTAGGTACATCTTGTGAAATAGGTCAATGGTTGTTTGCCTAGGTGcggtgtttttctttcaataaCACATGCTGTctacaataaaaacatcttaTGGCATACAATAAAACGTTTTTGGATGCAGAGGTACATCCTGGTATCTCTGTCACACTGCATTGGATTGCACACCAAATGGTTTTATGGCTCAATAATTAGGCTAGTATGCCAAGTCATTGAAACGCAGCCATCTACTTTGGTGACCTCGTTCATTTCCCAGCAAAGCCCGCCCATCTTACACCTGAGCAAAGGTCTAATTGGCTAGCCAGGGAAAGAATGTGTGCAAAGCTTTTTTATCAGTGAATCATTTTACAatttcagaaagaaaaacattacatCACCTGTAAAGCAAATGCAGGCTGATCTAAGTGTTACTGAAATATTGTGATTTAACTGTCCAAAAGTTGTATTCCCAAAGCTAATGCTCCAGTTACAGACAATATGGACCAAGAGgaaaatttgtttttattacaacTCGTCCAAATAGGATATAACTTTATTCGCAACTACCTTTTTTCTTCACATAAAGACTTCTATGTAATTGTatttgtgaatatatttccatatTTGAACATTAAACTATTTTTGCCATGATATTTGCTTGCTTTGCTGCCACTTGTTTACAACCCTCACAGGATCACCTGCACTTGTTTGTAGTGCGTCAAAGTACGCTACAGTAAAAACACCAGTTCCTGTTatgcatttcaaaacaaaatattcagcTAATACGTAGCACAGCAAATATCACGGCGATGTTGCTGAATAGCTACATTACGTGATTTGTCATTAAATCGTCCATTGGTACATTTTCCAAACTGTGGTGTaccttttatattatattaataacTTTACTTTGAAGAACACATTGAACGAACTTCCTGTATTTCGGCCAGTCTGACGCTCTTGGTGCTAGCAGTTTAGCTAACACGTTAGCTGCCCCAGCAGGGCATTGACTCCACTTACCGAGCCAAACAAGAAGCACGGCGACCAGTTTGCATCGGTCAACCACATTATGGGGTGACATGGTTCCCCCGGCTGCTGGTTTTCGGTTGAAATCACCGTCTTTTCATGGCGAGGCGGAGAAATTGGTTAGCTACATTCCTGCACTGGCTGAACTACTGTGGTCGACTGATGTGACTGTAAGTGTGGAGCTTTAGCGACCTCCAGCGGACACTACATTAATAGGTCACTGCCATGCTACACTGGAGTTTAGTACATTTCAATAATACTTTGTCCAGTTCTGTCTGATATCATACAAATTATAATATAAAAGTGCATTTTTCAGGCGCCGTTTTTCATGTTTAGCTACAGTAAATTGGCATCTTTTAAAAGATATTTGAAATCCACCTACACCTCAGATATGgcatagttttatttatttacaccgtaatttaaaaatgtaatgataaaatgaaaaaaataaatgaaacattttaatttctaaaatgtaattacagttaacattgtattttatttatacttctACTACACTACCTTTCAAATGACCTACCTTTACCAGCATTAAGCTGTTGTTTACACATTGGTTTATCACCTATAATTAGAATGGCTTTTGTGCTCAGACACCAGCAACCTAAACACCTGATCCATGCTTTATTTCCTGactaattaatgaaaatgtcattaaacgttaaagaaagtgaaaaaaaagaatcccggatctgtccctttatccatATACGCACCTAAAGTAAATAGCGTCTAATCTGGGCTGAggcccatcctccatccaagttgaGTGGAAATTcgttatgtattttttgtgtaatgtcgctgacaaaccaacaaacaaatagaCACAGGttaaaacataacctcctcaGTGGAGGTCCAGCTACAATCAAGTATTATAAGATAACACTGACAGAGCCACTGCCTAATGAGTACTTTAAGAACAATGTCAAGGATCTGATTTTCATCCACCATTAATGCCTAACTGTGAATGACGCACAATGTTTCCCAGAAACCCATAAAACTGATCAGAAGCCATTCCCTCAGGTTTCCAGTCTACAAACAGGGTTATAATCTATTACAATACCATTGCACAATAATTTCGACATGAACATGCCGCTTTTTATCCTCACATTGTGTAATATGTTatattgacattgtattattattttttaccttGTTATATtgctttctttgtttaaaacaaagcaaaacagatcACATCGGGTGCGCGGCATACATGTAtagtcaaattaaattaaatactcGCCTTTCTTAAACTGCTGTTACAGCACGACCACATATACAAACCAAAAACCAGACTGAttaaaacaaaccacaaaatACAAGTGACAAATACTGAAGAAATTTGTAAGAAccgcaaaaaaacaacaaaagcttaCTGAGCAAATTAAGCTCAATCTACTCCTAGACAGGTAATTGCTGTCCGCTCACAACCAGAATATATACTGAGGGGTATATATACTCTTTTGCAGACTTGTCTAAGGTTCCTTACAATATATTACATTGGATGACGTTGAAATGACAGAACAACAAAGCAGCACATGAGACTTTAAGGTGAAGAAATACAATCATTTCAGTTTATAGCTGGATGCATCAGAGTCAGCCTTTTTCCATTTtaccttatttaaaaaaaaatctttcataATCTATGACAACAGGGCAGTTATCATCAGTGAGACTCTCTTTGTTAGCTAATTCATTAGAATCagaagcaacattttaaaaatttctATCAGCTCTGTCGACCACATAACCTCTGCATTCTGCATCTATTACACATTTAACTTGGTTATACACACGCATACAAATAAAAGAGTGTGAGTTGTGCCACAAAGTTGCTTTCCACAATCCTGTTGAATCCCACAGATCAACAAAAGCTGCACTGAGTTTAATCCTGATCTGTACTGATCTGAGAGCAGCTGCACGTCTGAAGAGGCTTTTCTATCCGTCTATGTCCTTCCTCTGCATGGAGGTCAGAGATTATCTTCACAACAGatagataaaagaaaacataatatAAAAGTGATTGTGGAGACATTTAGCGTCTTGTTGCCCCAGATTCATCATTACGTCCTCCTGGCAAGGCAGTTTTGTTTGCCAGAACTTTTAACACAGAGGTAGCAAGCTTCAAGCAGAGAAGTTAAAGGTACACAAAAGCGACTTGAGAGAAATTGAAgattttgtgttaaaatgttgttttggttAAACAAATGGGTAATGAGTAAAAAATCACCCATATAAATAGTACTTgaataaaagtcttaaagtttCCGATATTTTATGTACTCACATATCAGAGATAATATTCTgtcagtaaatgtaaaaaaaaaaaaagaaaaaacaattttgtGTACCTTTTACATGAATATTATGTACACTGTGGAATGACTCATCACCCTGGTTTATAATCAGTCAGATTCAATATTGAGAGTCAATAGCAGGGCacaatcattattattttatgttgtattGACAGATATTGTTTACAGCCTGATATGAGGGAGAGATATCCAGAGGCGGAGGCGTGTTTCCTGATGTAAGCCATGCAGACTgatgtagatagatagatagatagatagatagatagatagatagatagatagatagatagatagatagatagatagatagataaaatacatattaaatagcaatagaaaaaagtaatatataaaatgtacaaaatgtataaaagtgtataaataagcagatCTAGACATCCAGAACAAATGAGTCAACCGCCCCCTGACCAACTGGGCCTAAACACGGACGCCTTGGCCACAAAATTCATACAGGCTGGTCCTGCTGTGAAACCGCAGCCGTGAGTGTTCACATTTTTGTGGGTATAAAAGTGAACAGTGAGGAAAGTAATCCTGCTCTCTATAGCAGATGGACAGGCTGCTATAATTCCCGACTGGGTGAAGTACCACCTTATCAAACAGCTTTACGCGGCATGAAAGCAAGAGAAAACTCTCTTTGGTGTGTAACATGTTTACTGAAGGAAGCGACGGTGCATCCAGTTTAAGTGTGTAAGGAGTGTAAAGTCTGAATAACGTTCGTTTACAAAGGAGATCACAGGTTGTTGATATGAAAGACAAACATGCAGCACAATCACGTGTCTCATAAATCACTGGTGGTTCTAATTAGAAGCTGTATTTTTCCTTCAGGAGTTCAAgagtctgtctgctgttgtttccAAGCACTAGGCCAAATGTTGCGTTCAGTGGCTACCCAGAAAATCGTACAATCAAGCGTCTTAACATCTAGAACAAAAAAGGGTGAATTGTGCCAATATCGGATGCTTTTAACTGACAGACTTCTCGAACATATTGCGAGATGAAGCTGATTCATTAAATCCACATCCGTTACCCTTTTTAAAATCTCAGTGTGGGtcctaaacaaaccaaaagtcAGAAAAGAGATGGTAGACATGTCAGTACTCTAAGTGCGAAGTTGTCTTAGAAGATTTTACTATCTCTTGTTTGAAATATGGGAGACTTGAGAGTGTTAAAAAAGGTCAACTTAATGCACATGACAAAAACACCTCAGGTCAGACACGCCCAAGGCAAAATGAGCAATGTTCAATGGAGTGGATTTTGCGTGGATAATCAAATAATACCATAAAAACGATAGATTATAATGGATTTTAAGCATTTAactgacaaataaacaaaacattattcagGCTGTATTATTAGATATGTGAATTAAGTGGaaggttttgttgttgttttttacaataCATTGCaataaatatttgatatatGTGTTTCTGaattgctttattttaaattcaCTCTGTGCACATAAaccacactttaaaaaaaaacaacaacctcatACCATATTAACAGAATTGAAGCCACCTCCAATTATTGAGTAGAATGTTGCTCTTCAGCTTTAATGTCATTAGAAGACTAAAAccatgtaaaaagaaaagaaaaaaaaaacaattgttatTGCAGAATCCAtgcccctccacacacacacggaaacacTTCTTTGTTTTCCAGTAATAAGATTGCTTTGACATGATCTTTGATTGGATATCTGAGAAGTCATGTGATTTTCATAATAACACATCACAGCTTGTGGTGAcctattttcatgtgtttgagGGAGAGCTACTATACCCACATTAGGCTTTTTAATCAAgtttagcattagcattttaGCATGAGCTAGCTGCTTTAAAATATGTTTgactttgtcatgtttttttttttttttttggtaattgTTCATTCATAATTGTGATTTACTACAGAGCTGTGTCACACCCGATAGGTCTTATCATGTGtactgaaacaggaagtgcatgcaatttcaaaataaacgcACACTCGTTATTACAGGACAAGCATTGATGGTAAATATGAGTTACctatattttaatataataactagcccatttaaaaatatatgaaaatgaaataaaataacctttaaataaacattaaatatatggGGGAAAAGACAAATCGAAAATGATATTAATAAGTAATAATGTAAGataataaatgtatgtaaataataaagaaatgattaaatatattatatatgtccACATTTCCTTCCTATGATCTTAATCTTTACTTCTctagtttgtttgttgtcaatattattttctcaattaactGATTAACTGTTTGATCAATTATAGGTATTGACCGATATCATTTTTTCAAGGCTGATACAGGTAttgattattagaaatcaagaaGACAGATAACCAATATTTCAGACTGATATTCAttcactttgcagattcagatgaATTGTGATGATGGTTAAAAATGCcaatattcatttttaaaaaaccagGAGATGTCTTCAAAAATATTGTTtcttgtctgaccaacagttcACAACactaattatattatatttaaatagTTAAACAGTTATATGAagcaggcattttttttttccaattaatgACTTTTCCTGTTAATAATTTCTCCAAACTGCATTGAATTGATTGTCTGTcaatgactgaaaaaaaaataccagtaATATACCAATAATCTATGAATTTTTGATTATACTATCAAATAAATGACATTTACGGTGACATATAACAGACAAAATCAGCAGGTGCTTTTGCTTGAAAACTGACTTAAACACAGCCACATAAACCATTTCCGTAGAAGGGATTTATTTTGTCGAAAGGAGACCGGAAGTCGTGTTATGTAAACGTCTCTAGCTTGACGGTGTCTTGACGCATATGAAGCTGCAGGCTTGAGTCCCTCCTCATAAACAACAGCAGACGCAGCAGCAGAAGGAAAAAGTGCCAACATGACGGTAACCAAAGACTCGGTGATAACAGTGACAGCGGTGGAGCGGTTTCTGACGGAACCTCCGACCGGTTTCTCCGTGGAGGTCCGTGACTCGGAGCACGGGGTCCACAGCGACCCCGAGCAGAGCCTGGTGCTCATCGATGACTTCCACTGCAGCAAGGGGAAAGTAGTTTTCCAGGGCTCGAGAGGAAGGTGAAGTAAATGCCTCCATATGCACACATATTAAAtctgcgcacacacaccaaaaaaaaaaaaattcattcgTATTCATTTGTCTGACTTATTTTACAAAGCAGTGGAGTCAAAATGCAGAATCTCTGGGAGTACACCAGCATGAGAAAAACTCTGCTGTCCAGGAGGATCTACCTGCTGGTGTCAGCCTACGAGGAAAACTGTGCACAGACCAACGCAAAGGAGGCCAGTGGAGCCAGAGGTAACTTGAACTGCATCTTTACCACAGGACTTCAGAACTCCCAAGTGAAATCTGTATGGAAGCCCATGTCCgcgaaaaacaaacacaaaaagaaaggaTGAAAGCTTAGCtcgattggaaaaaaaaacactggcatACTAAATCATGATTAGCAGatagtcataattatgagatgaaATCTAATGATGATGAGGCAAAAGTCATAGTTATTCGTGATCATGAGATCTAAAGTCAGAAAAATGAGATAAAAGTcacttttatttgtgtgtttaaagtCGTGGTTATAAGATCCAAAAAGGCATTATGTGAGGTAAAAGTCAACATTTGTCACATAATTGTTATTgtgggaatttaaattttttttagtcaaaagttgttgttttttctttaactgtcAGAAATGGGCCCCCATAAACCTGTGCGTAATTACACAgtgaaacgaaaaaaaaaagagacagccctcaaaacaacacatgtattTCTAAGTTTGCACTAAACTGTCTTTTTGACCCAGTTTACTTAACAGCTGCAGGCTGTGTCTCATGCAGTTTGGTGGTGGGTGACTCATGCTTGGTCATTTGCAATGGGTGGAGTAGAAACTGTACAATGGCAGCACAGTGCTTGTCCCATATGACggcatgtttttctctttgacCTGTTCTCATGAGTTATCTCGAATCTTGTATCAGTGCTGCAGCAGTACGTGGTGTCCATCAATGGCAGCGATCCTTTCATCAAGTGGCAGATGGAGAAAGGACTGGACTGGACCATCTCCTCGGTTGTTGGGGAGAGCTACAGGGTGGATGTAAGCAGGTCTTTCTGTCACTTTTAATGTCATACTGTGCATTTTTCTCATTATTTGTTgattgagaaatgtgttttccctATGTCAGGTTGACTTGGCTCAACTTATGGAGAGCTGGGCAGCAAAAAACACCGACATCATAATCGACGGATTAACAAAAGTCCAGCCCGTGTGGAGAGACGCCTCCTTCACCCTCAAATATTACACTGACGCCCTGTTTGACTTCCCACACTGGTTTGGCTTCAGCAAAAGACAATTCAAGGTAGGCgtcgcttcttcttcttgctgctTTCAGTTCTTTTAAGCGTGCACGGGGCAGTTGTCTAACTTGTCTTCTCTGCTCACCTCTGTTTAAAGCTGAGAATGACATGAGCCAGCCGGAGAGCAAGGCGAGTTTATCTGCTCAGTTTTTGACGAAGTCTGCCTCCTCAAGAAGGTTTTCTTGACGGACATTCGAGTGGCTGTGATGGCAGCCTGCACGGTGAAGGACCAGCCTGCCTCTTGGGATAACAGGAACTACATAATAATTGCTGTTTGGGACCAGCggtttctttgtttcttcattCAAGGACAAGGACTGATGAGGGAATTCTGAAAGCCATGAAGATCTGTGTCTGAATGGATTGTgtgtaaataatttttaattcatttacagctgttctgtgatgGGTTGAATCTGTGTCACTTTTACACTTTTGTACTTTACGTATCAACATTTCTTTatgagacatttttatttttttaaccaaatgtaCACACGTTTAATGCGGTTTTGTAACAAATAAAAAGACTCCAGTTTCATAAAGTTCTTATCAGTTAAAAGGTGAATTTGGAATTTCTGATTTTGAGCAGTATAAAAACTGGGAAGTGCACACACTAGCCTGAAAGAGGTCATATCATGccaattttcaggttcatacttttatttgggggtcATAGTAGAAaaggtttacatactttaattttcaaaaaacacattatttttcttatatGGTGCACTTCTGCAGCATCACTTTACACACTGTCATGAATGCTCCGTTTTAgttacagagtgagacatctcacctctgttcaaactttggtgagagttgcacatgcacatTACGTAACAGGGAGGATGCAGCACaactaaaatatatattataataaatatCTCCAAAAAATTCTATTCATATAATGCCTGTTGCATAGTGACATACATAAATTAGGGAAGTAAATGCTCCAACTCCAAACCAGGCGTTTCAGGCAGTGCAGCCTGACCTTTTATGCACAAGAATGCTACATAGCACAATAAAGGAAAAgcaaaaacccccaaaacatatgacctctttaagggaggaggagaagagcagATGCAGCGCCGGTGATGGTTTCTACGTATTCCTTATAGTCGCTGCCATAGTAGCGCGTCAGCAGGTAGTTGAAGATGCCCACAACACACATcaggagcaggaagaagaggatgcGTTTTCCAAACAGGTAGCCGGGGGTGCTACAAATGAATTTGAGAAACCTTTAGTTAAAACGCTAGCTTGTAAAACCATGCTGGAGGGCACTTGTGTGTATTTACCTTTGTGAGGTTTGTCCCATGTACCCAACAAAGTACTTCTGCCTGACGATGAGATAGAGGATCCCAGCAAAGGCGGCAGGAGCTAAGAacagaagacagaaaaataaaaataagtccTCTATACAGGACAACCTCTATATGACTTTAAGGCCAGGCAATATATCAAAATTATATCAATATAGATTATATATCATCTAAGATTTAGACATTGTTATATGGTGATATGGCATAAGGGTCGTCTTTTTCTGGTTTTAGAGGTTGCATTACATTCTTGCCTTCACTCATATAGTTATTTTATCCATATAACTGATGAGTATGATAAACTCTCATAATATTCTGTGAAAGTGCCGATAGTTATCCCTACTAtaagagaaaaaacatgatATCGCAGTATTTttgtcaaaaatatatttttaattttgttgccAAGTCCTAGCAGATCTGAATGAGGAGAGAATGTGAagggtttgttttgttatgattattattttttattttttttttacaaaaagtaAACTGTATAATCCTGAAAAGGATTGTTTTAAAAGTTAATGcactattttaaatgttttacaagACACACGGGCATACATTTAGAGGGAAAAGTAGCTGTGAAATCACTTGATGATATAGTATGCAACAATA
This genomic window from Sparus aurata chromosome 13, fSpaAur1.1, whole genome shotgun sequence contains:
- the medag gene encoding mesenteric estrogen-dependent adipogenesis protein isoform X1 → MTVTKDSVITVTAVERFLTEPPTGFSVEVRDSEHGVHSDPEQSLVLIDDFHCSKGKVVFQGSRGSSGVKMQNLWEYTSMRKTLLSRRIYLLVSAYEENCAQTNAKEASGARVLQQYVVSINGSDPFIKWQMEKGLDWTISSVVGESYRVDVDLAQLMESWAAKNTDIIIDGLTKVQPVWRDASFTLKYYTDALFDFPHWFGFSKRQFKLRMT
- the alox5ap gene encoding arachidonate 5-lipoxygenase-activating protein gives rise to the protein MYVAVVENIYLLVIVTLISVLQNAFFALKVEKECNDQNVKTSAFERVSCANRNCMDAYPTFLAVMWCAGLCLSQAPAAFAGILYLIVRQKYFVGYMGQTSQSTPGYLFGKRILFFLLLMCVVGIFNYLLTRYYGSDYKEYVETITGAASALLLLP
- the medag gene encoding mesenteric estrogen-dependent adipogenesis protein isoform X2, with the translated sequence MTVTKDSVITVTAVERFLTEPPTGFSVEVRDSEHGVHSDPEQSLVLIDDFHCSKGKVVFQGSRGSGVKMQNLWEYTSMRKTLLSRRIYLLVSAYEENCAQTNAKEASGARVLQQYVVSINGSDPFIKWQMEKGLDWTISSVVGESYRVDVDLAQLMESWAAKNTDIIIDGLTKVQPVWRDASFTLKYYTDALFDFPHWFGFSKRQFKLRMT